The following coding sequences are from one Deltaproteobacteria bacterium window:
- the cas6e gene encoding type I-E CRISPR-associated protein Cas6/Cse3/CasE, with protein sequence MNPMFLVRVPVAMNQLARCAGERGWLRHRGSVAGFDEGRVLHHLLDETFGPGSLRPFRLLVAPRQTVGSLYGYCENDAERLRDGARVHALPEHLGVLNLDRLESKAMPGAWAEGRRLGFDLRVRPVRRLKSTGGNGETAFRKGAELDAFQVEALRRHPDNPDGMEQDGQTREAVYMDWLAERLEPAAELDRKATRLVRFQRLRVSRGNAGPEGPDATFHGALTVTDPERFKVLLAKGVGRHRAYGFGMLLLRPASRPVPRR encoded by the coding sequence ATGAATCCAATGTTCCTTGTCCGCGTGCCCGTAGCGATGAATCAACTGGCTCGCTGTGCTGGCGAGCGCGGCTGGCTCCGCCATCGCGGCAGCGTCGCGGGTTTCGATGAGGGTCGTGTGCTGCATCACCTACTGGACGAGACGTTCGGGCCGGGTTCGTTGCGTCCGTTCCGCCTGTTGGTGGCGCCTCGCCAAACGGTAGGGAGCCTCTACGGTTATTGCGAGAACGACGCGGAACGCCTGCGCGACGGTGCCCGAGTCCATGCCCTACCCGAGCACTTGGGCGTGCTCAATCTCGACCGGCTTGAGAGCAAAGCCATGCCCGGTGCATGGGCGGAGGGCCGGCGGCTCGGGTTCGACCTGCGGGTGAGGCCTGTGCGAAGGCTCAAGAGCACGGGTGGCAACGGCGAGACGGCATTTCGCAAGGGTGCGGAGCTCGACGCATTTCAGGTCGAAGCGTTGCGTCGGCACCCCGACAATCCGGACGGGATGGAACAGGATGGCCAGACAAGAGAAGCGGTCTACATGGACTGGCTTGCGGAACGGCTGGAGCCGGCGGCTGAACTCGACAGGAAGGCGACGAGACTGGTCCGGTTCCAGCGCCTCCGTGTCTCACGCGGCAACGCCGGCCCCGAGGGCCCGGACGCAACCTTTCACGGCGCGTTGACCGTAACGGACCCCGAACGATTCAAGGTGCTGCTTGCGAAGGGTGTTGGGCGGCATCGGGCGTACGGATTCGGCATGCTTCTTCTCCGCCCGGCGTCGAGGCCGGTACCGAGACGATAA
- the cas1e gene encoding type I-E CRISPR-associated endonuclease Cas1e has translation MLKGRLGLDSARVPHGDRAGLLYLARGALTARDGTLAFLQGEGTRADALLPGDYAIPLQGISMILLGPGSTVSHDALRLLAHARTALAAIGEDGVRMYTAPPLIPDRSGLARTQARVWADDKKRLDIARRMYAWRLGEVLPHRNFDVLRGIEGARMKQSYRLIAKQIGVEWKGRHYDRARPDAADLANQALNHASSAVEAAAAIAVASTGTIPQLGFIHEDPGQSFVLDIADLYRDSVTIPCAFRAAKRVGDRPFENIERTTRRMTGETLAREGIIPAMINRIKSLFEVTDSQT, from the coding sequence ATGCTCAAGGGTCGGCTCGGTCTTGACAGCGCTAGAGTTCCTCACGGCGACCGTGCTGGACTTCTCTATCTCGCCCGCGGCGCCTTGACCGCGCGCGACGGGACGCTGGCTTTCCTGCAGGGCGAGGGAACCCGAGCTGACGCGCTGTTACCCGGAGACTACGCGATCCCCCTTCAGGGTATATCGATGATCCTCCTCGGTCCTGGTTCCACCGTGAGCCACGACGCTTTGCGACTGCTCGCGCATGCCCGCACGGCCCTCGCCGCAATAGGCGAGGACGGGGTCAGGATGTATACTGCTCCGCCCCTGATCCCGGACCGATCTGGCCTCGCCCGGACTCAGGCTCGCGTCTGGGCCGACGACAAGAAGCGGCTTGACATCGCGCGGCGTATGTATGCCTGGCGGTTGGGGGAAGTACTGCCGCACCGGAATTTCGACGTGCTCCGCGGCATTGAAGGCGCGCGCATGAAACAGTCCTATCGTCTCATCGCCAAGCAGATCGGAGTCGAATGGAAGGGTCGGCATTACGACCGCGCCCGTCCCGACGCGGCCGATCTGGCCAACCAAGCCTTGAACCATGCGTCCAGTGCGGTAGAGGCCGCCGCCGCGATCGCCGTGGCCTCGACGGGCACGATCCCGCAGCTCGGTTTCATACACGAAGACCCGGGACAGTCATTCGTCCTCGACATCGCCGACCTGTACCGGGACAGCGTCACCATCCCGTGCGCCTTCCGCGCAGCCAAGCGGGTCGGCGACCGACCCTTCGAAAACATCGAACGCACCACCCGCCGCATGACCGGCGAGACCCTGGCAAGGGAGGGCATCATCCCGGCAATGATCAACCGGATCAAGTCGCTGTTCGAGGTGACCGACTCACAGACATGA
- the cas7e gene encoding type I-E CRISPR-associated protein Cas7/Cse4/CasC gives MTTAPRFLQIHTLSPYTGALLNRDDSGLAKRLPYGGVLRTRVSSQCLKRHWAKTDDPHALIRIDGTEAAFRSRELVTRRVIDPLSARFPEDVVKVLEPEFQQAVYGDKGTTRTNRQTLLFGAPEIEWLAKEAERLAREANGDADAAKTAAASWKKEFRANISAMRDNAKLPAGITSALFGRMVTSDPDANITAPVHVAHAFTVHEEEAESDYFTAVDDLSVDDPGADTIQETELTSGLFYGYVVVDLPLLIENLGGDIELAGAVLHNLVYLIAEVSPGAKLGSTAPYGRASLMLLEAGDRQPRSLAEAYRRRCTPDAEGAMAALGAHLTRLDEAYDTAEERHVMSLVDVELPRAQRGSLATLANWAKTLPGALG, from the coding sequence ATGACCACCGCACCCCGCTTTCTCCAGATCCACACCCTCAGTCCCTACACCGGCGCTCTATTGAACCGCGACGACTCCGGGCTGGCGAAGCGGCTGCCCTATGGGGGCGTGCTGCGCACTCGTGTTTCGTCGCAGTGCCTTAAGCGGCACTGGGCTAAGACCGATGATCCGCACGCACTGATCCGGATCGATGGGACGGAGGCTGCCTTCCGTTCACGAGAGTTGGTGACACGCAGGGTCATCGACCCGCTATCAGCCCGTTTCCCGGAAGACGTGGTCAAGGTCTTGGAGCCCGAGTTTCAACAGGCCGTGTACGGCGACAAGGGCACAACAAGGACAAACCGGCAGACGCTGCTGTTTGGCGCGCCGGAGATCGAATGGCTCGCCAAGGAGGCCGAACGTCTGGCCCGGGAAGCCAACGGTGATGCCGACGCGGCCAAGACGGCGGCGGCGAGTTGGAAAAAGGAGTTCCGGGCCAACATCAGCGCCATGCGCGACAACGCCAAGCTCCCCGCCGGGATCACGTCGGCTTTGTTCGGCCGGATGGTAACATCCGACCCCGACGCGAACATCACCGCGCCGGTCCATGTGGCCCATGCCTTCACCGTGCACGAGGAGGAAGCCGAGAGCGACTACTTCACCGCCGTGGACGACCTGTCAGTGGACGACCCAGGTGCGGATACGATCCAGGAGACCGAGCTCACCTCGGGCCTGTTCTACGGGTATGTGGTCGTCGACCTGCCGTTGCTGATCGAGAATCTCGGCGGGGACATCGAGTTGGCCGGCGCGGTCTTGCACAATCTCGTCTATCTCATCGCCGAGGTTTCTCCCGGCGCCAAACTCGGTTCGACGGCGCCGTATGGGCGCGCTTCGTTGATGCTGCTGGAAGCTGGCGACCGCCAACCGCGATCCCTGGCCGAGGCGTACCGCCGTCGGTGCACACCGGATGCCGAGGGTGCGATGGCCGCCTTGGGTGCTCACCTGACTCGGCTCGACGAGGCCTACGATACCGCGGAAGAGAGACACGTCATGAGCTTGGTCGACGTCGAGCTGCCACGGGCGCAGCGGGGTTCCCTCGCGACGCTTGCCAACTGGGCGAAAACGCTACCGGGAGCCTTGGGATGA
- the cas5e gene encoding type I-E CRISPR-associated protein Cas5/CasD has product MSHKWLVIRLEAPLMAFGGVAVDQENPTRDFPSASMLTGLAANAFGWHWSDRAAHQALQDRLIFAARREREPIASGIVIDVQNVQLGKGDKGWTTFGTPEGRDGASYGAPHRRTRRYLADQAVRVVLRFDPAEIDPTLDELAAALDRPARPLFIGRKSCLPACTLTDGWVDGDTAHGALCALSGSGTFRALWPVGEGPETGDSVERVVDLPDVRNWRTGLHAGSRAVVEGHVKGADS; this is encoded by the coding sequence ATGAGTCACAAGTGGCTGGTCATTCGTCTGGAGGCCCCGTTGATGGCCTTCGGCGGTGTGGCCGTCGACCAGGAGAATCCGACTCGCGATTTTCCCTCGGCCTCGATGCTGACCGGCCTCGCGGCCAACGCGTTCGGGTGGCACTGGTCCGACCGCGCCGCGCATCAGGCTTTGCAGGATCGGCTGATTTTCGCTGCGCGGCGCGAACGGGAGCCGATCGCGTCCGGGATTGTCATAGACGTCCAGAACGTCCAACTCGGTAAGGGCGATAAGGGCTGGACGACTTTCGGGACGCCGGAGGGACGCGACGGCGCAAGTTATGGCGCCCCGCATCGGCGTACGCGACGCTACCTGGCGGACCAGGCGGTGCGGGTCGTGTTGCGGTTTGACCCCGCGGAGATCGATCCGACGTTGGATGAGTTGGCCGCGGCTCTCGATCGCCCGGCCCGTCCACTCTTCATCGGACGAAAATCGTGCTTGCCTGCGTGCACGCTGACGGACGGATGGGTCGATGGAGACACGGCCCACGGGGCGTTGTGCGCGCTTTCAGGTTCCGGGACATTTCGTGCGCTGTGGCCGGTGGGGGAAGGGCCTGAAACCGGCGACTCGGTGGAGCGTGTCGTGGATCTGCCGGATGTACGGAACTGGCGGACCGGGCTGCACGCCGGCTCGCGCGCGGTGGTGGAGGGACATGTGAAGGGGGCAGATTCATGA